Proteins from a genomic interval of Anatilimnocola floriformis:
- the secG gene encoding preprotein translocase subunit SecG: MLQLLQIAPLALGALHWAFMIPIFLLSVFLILLVLVQRGRGGGLTGALGGMGGQSAFGAKAGDMFTKITIVTAMIWILLAMGALKVLHRSRLGGGGVAVPATVPAKGGAVPADPTGPAPGGITPENTAPPKGEAPKGDTPKGDTPKGDTPKSDTPSTPPPAAETPAAPATPDAPAAPATPPAPPATPEKSDK; the protein is encoded by the coding sequence ATGCTTCAACTATTGCAAATCGCTCCCTTGGCGCTCGGTGCACTCCACTGGGCGTTCATGATTCCGATTTTCCTCCTGAGCGTCTTCCTCATTCTGCTCGTGCTCGTGCAACGCGGACGCGGTGGCGGTTTGACCGGTGCGTTGGGTGGTATGGGTGGTCAAAGCGCGTTCGGCGCCAAGGCCGGCGACATGTTCACCAAGATCACCATCGTCACGGCGATGATCTGGATTCTGCTCGCCATGGGCGCGCTTAAGGTATTGCACCGGTCGCGCTTGGGTGGCGGCGGTGTTGCCGTTCCAGCTACGGTTCCCGCTAAGGGCGGTGCTGTTCCTGCCGATCCAACTGGCCCGGCTCCCGGCGGCATTACTCCCGAAAACACGGCTCCGCCGAAGGGTGAAGCGCCGAAGGGCGATACCCCGAAGGGCGATACCCCGAAGGGCGATACCCCGAAGAGCGACACGCCGAGCACTCCGCCGCCAGCTGCCGAAACGCCGGCCGCTCCGGCGACGCCGGATGCTCCCGCAGCACCAGCAACTCCCCCTGCTCCACCGGCCACGCCGGAGAAGAGCGACAAGTAA